The following are from one region of the Alicyclobacillus fastidiosus genome:
- a CDS encoding Glu/Leu/Phe/Val dehydrogenase yields the protein MSTVTENKTARQEQDVLSSTQQVILDALTHLGYGPAYYELLKTPLLTLTVRIPVRMDDGSVKVFTGYRSQHNNAIGPTKGGIRFHPNVTVEEVQALSMWMSVKCGVVGLPYGGGKGGIICDPRDMSGGELERLSRAYVRSISQIVGPTKDIPAPDVYTNSQIMAWMMDEYSNLREFDSPGFITGKPLVLGGSQGRDTATAKGVAICIEEAAKRRGISLQGAKVIVQGFGNAGSYLSKFMHDAGAVVIGISDAYGAIYNENGLNIEELLDMRDSFGMVTKNFKDTISNKQLLEMPCDILVPAAIENQITMENAHRIQAQIVAEAANGPTTLDATKVLSENGILLVPDVLANAGGVTVSYFEWVQNNQGLYWTAEEIEQRLREVMTKSFERVYDMATTQDVNMRLAAYMVGIQSTAEAMHYRGWV from the coding sequence ATGAGCACGGTCACTGAAAACAAAACAGCACGACAGGAACAGGATGTTCTTTCCTCGACACAACAAGTGATTCTTGATGCGTTGACACATCTAGGCTACGGTCCAGCGTACTACGAACTGTTAAAGACTCCTCTACTCACACTGACAGTTCGGATCCCGGTACGGATGGACGACGGATCGGTCAAGGTATTCACAGGCTACCGAAGCCAACACAACAATGCTATTGGGCCCACCAAGGGTGGAATTCGCTTCCATCCTAATGTAACAGTTGAGGAAGTCCAGGCTCTGTCCATGTGGATGTCGGTTAAGTGCGGCGTCGTGGGACTTCCTTACGGGGGTGGTAAGGGCGGTATCATTTGCGATCCACGGGACATGTCAGGTGGGGAACTGGAGCGGCTGAGCCGGGCCTATGTCCGCTCCATCAGTCAAATTGTTGGTCCGACAAAGGATATTCCAGCACCGGACGTGTACACAAATTCGCAAATTATGGCTTGGATGATGGACGAATATAGTAATCTCCGTGAGTTTGATTCACCTGGATTTATTACGGGTAAGCCGTTAGTTCTCGGTGGATCGCAAGGTCGGGACACAGCTACGGCCAAAGGTGTTGCCATCTGTATCGAGGAAGCTGCGAAACGGCGGGGCATTTCCCTCCAAGGGGCAAAAGTGATTGTTCAGGGATTTGGAAACGCGGGAAGCTACCTGTCGAAATTCATGCATGATGCAGGTGCTGTTGTGATTGGTATCTCTGATGCATACGGAGCTATTTATAACGAGAATGGCTTGAATATTGAAGAGCTATTGGATATGCGAGATTCATTCGGCATGGTAACGAAAAACTTCAAAGACACCATTTCAAACAAGCAACTACTCGAGATGCCTTGTGACATTCTCGTACCGGCTGCGATTGAGAACCAAATCACGATGGAAAATGCCCATCGTATCCAGGCACAAATCGTCGCCGAAGCGGCGAACGGGCCAACGACATTGGATGCCACAAAAGTGCTTTCAGAAAACGGCATCTTGCTCGTTCCGGATGTATTGGCGAACGCGGGCGGTGTTACCGTGTCTTACTTTGAGTGGGTGCAGAACAACCAAGGACTCTACTGGACTGCAGAAGAGATCGAACAACGCTTACGAGAAGTTATGACCAAGTCGTTTGAACGTGTGTACGATATGGCTACTACTCAGGACGTGAACATGCGTCTTGCAGCGTACATGGTAGGTATTCAGAGCACAGCGGAAGCGATGCATTATCGCGGTTGGGTATAA
- a CDS encoding ornithine--oxo-acid transaminase produces the protein MSSPKTLEEQYGANNYHPLPIVLTKGEGVWVEDTEGKRYMDMLSAYSALNQGHRHPKVIQALKDQADKITLTSRAFHNDQLGFLYEGLAKITQKNMILPMNTGAEAVETAIKAIRRWAYDVKKVPHNQAEIIVASGNFHGRTTTIISFSSDTEYQRAFGPLTPGFKIVPYGDIEALKDAITPNTAAFLVEPIQGEAGIVIPPEGFIRSAYQICKENNVLFVADEIQTGLGRTGKMFACDWEQVVPDMYIIGKALGAGVIPVSAVAADKEILGLFEPGSHGSTFGGNPLGSAVAVAALKVIEEEGLPERSRILGEYFLQKLLTLSNPVIKQVRGRGLFIGLELTTKARPYCEQLKDLGLLCKETHENTIRFAPPLIITEEELDWAFDKIQSVFQM, from the coding sequence ATATCGTCCCCAAAGACCCTTGAAGAACAATACGGCGCAAACAATTACCATCCCCTCCCTATCGTATTGACCAAAGGTGAGGGTGTTTGGGTTGAGGATACCGAGGGCAAGCGATACATGGATATGCTCAGTGCTTATTCAGCGCTGAACCAGGGTCACAGGCATCCGAAGGTAATTCAAGCACTTAAAGATCAAGCCGATAAAATTACGTTGACGTCACGGGCCTTTCACAATGACCAACTCGGTTTCCTGTACGAAGGTTTAGCCAAAATCACACAGAAAAACATGATTTTGCCGATGAACACGGGTGCTGAAGCGGTTGAAACAGCGATTAAGGCAATTCGCCGTTGGGCCTATGATGTTAAAAAGGTCCCTCACAATCAAGCGGAGATTATCGTGGCTTCGGGCAATTTCCATGGCCGCACCACAACGATTATCTCCTTTAGCTCAGATACGGAATACCAACGTGCGTTTGGTCCGTTGACGCCTGGTTTCAAAATTGTGCCTTATGGCGACATCGAGGCACTCAAGGATGCGATTACGCCCAACACCGCTGCATTCCTTGTGGAGCCGATCCAAGGTGAAGCAGGGATTGTAATTCCTCCCGAGGGCTTTATTCGCAGTGCCTATCAAATCTGTAAAGAAAACAACGTACTGTTCGTAGCCGATGAAATTCAAACCGGCTTAGGGCGTACCGGAAAAATGTTTGCCTGTGATTGGGAGCAAGTCGTTCCAGATATGTACATCATCGGCAAAGCGCTAGGAGCGGGTGTCATTCCGGTTTCGGCTGTTGCTGCAGATAAGGAAATTCTCGGCCTGTTCGAACCAGGATCGCACGGTTCCACATTTGGGGGAAATCCACTGGGCAGTGCGGTCGCCGTTGCAGCGCTTAAAGTTATTGAAGAAGAAGGATTACCCGAACGCTCCCGCATACTTGGTGAGTATTTCCTTCAAAAACTGCTCACGTTGAGCAATCCGGTTATCAAACAAGTGCGGGGCCGCGGGCTGTTCATAGGACTCGAGTTGACGACAAAAGCTCGTCCATATTGTGAGCAGTTGAAAGACCTCGGTCTTCTGTGCAAAGAGACCCACGAAAACACGATTCGCTTCGCCCCGCCTCTCATCATTACAGAGGAAGAGCTCGATTGGGCATTCGATAAGATTCAATCTGTATTCCAAATGTAA
- the pruA gene encoding L-glutamate gamma-semialdehyde dehydrogenase — protein MIPYLPEAFTDFSKPENEAAFTAAFERVSSQMGQSCPLIIGGREVHTDKRNESRNPSNLEQIVGFVAQADKAIVDEAFQIAAQKFTTWSQVSPEERAGYLFKSAAIIRRRKHEFSSWLLLEAGKTRTEADADTAECIDFLEYYGRQVLQLSERGKQTLVPYAGEDNRLEYIPLGVGVVIPPWNFPLAIMAGMTAAAIVSGNTVLLKPASQTPVIAYRFYEVLKEAGLPDGVVNFVPGDVGEIGDYMVDHTTTRFVTFTGSRGIGVRIYERASKVHEGQIWLKRVIAEMGGKDSIIVDEGADLDLAALNIVNSAFMFSGQKCSACSRVIAHEAIYNELLDRVVERTRTLTIGDAINANTKVGPVIDQKAYDKIRNYIEIGKQEGRLVCGGEAWDNPGYFVSPTIFADVPADARLSKEEIFGPVVAFTKVKTFTDAIAAANNTEFGLTGSVFTRNREHVEEARRTFHVGNLYFNRKSTGALVGVHPFGGFNMSGTDSKAGGPDYLLLFTQPKLSSEVL, from the coding sequence ATGATTCCTTACTTACCTGAAGCATTTACGGATTTCTCAAAACCGGAGAATGAAGCAGCATTTACCGCCGCTTTTGAGCGTGTCTCGTCGCAAATGGGCCAAAGCTGTCCGCTTATCATCGGGGGGCGCGAGGTTCACACGGACAAGCGCAATGAATCTCGCAACCCATCGAACTTAGAACAAATCGTAGGCTTTGTAGCACAGGCGGATAAAGCCATCGTCGACGAAGCATTTCAAATCGCTGCGCAAAAATTTACCACTTGGTCACAAGTAAGCCCAGAAGAACGTGCCGGCTATCTGTTTAAGTCAGCTGCCATAATTCGTCGCCGGAAGCATGAATTCTCTTCTTGGTTGTTGTTGGAGGCCGGGAAGACTCGTACTGAGGCAGATGCAGATACGGCTGAGTGCATTGATTTCCTAGAATATTATGGACGCCAAGTGTTGCAGTTGTCCGAGCGAGGAAAACAGACGCTCGTACCATATGCAGGCGAGGATAACCGACTCGAGTACATCCCGCTTGGAGTTGGTGTAGTTATTCCGCCCTGGAACTTCCCCCTCGCAATCATGGCAGGGATGACGGCAGCAGCGATTGTTTCTGGGAATACCGTGCTCTTGAAACCGGCAAGTCAAACTCCGGTGATTGCCTACCGCTTCTATGAAGTTTTGAAAGAAGCTGGTCTTCCGGACGGCGTCGTAAACTTCGTACCAGGTGATGTCGGAGAAATCGGGGATTACATGGTCGATCACACCACCACTCGGTTTGTTACCTTCACCGGATCGCGCGGTATCGGTGTCCGCATTTACGAACGTGCCTCTAAGGTCCATGAGGGCCAAATCTGGCTCAAGCGTGTCATTGCTGAAATGGGTGGCAAGGACTCCATCATTGTCGATGAGGGCGCGGATTTGGACTTGGCCGCACTAAACATCGTCAATTCCGCATTTATGTTCAGCGGCCAGAAGTGTTCTGCATGTTCGCGTGTCATTGCACATGAAGCGATTTATAACGAACTCCTAGACCGTGTGGTCGAAAGAACTCGTACACTAACCATTGGCGATGCGATAAACGCCAACACCAAGGTTGGACCAGTTATCGACCAAAAAGCCTACGATAAAATCAGGAATTATATTGAAATCGGCAAGCAAGAAGGTCGTCTCGTCTGCGGCGGTGAGGCTTGGGACAACCCAGGGTACTTTGTGTCTCCCACCATTTTCGCTGATGTGCCTGCAGACGCACGCCTCTCCAAAGAGGAGATTTTTGGACCTGTGGTTGCGTTCACAAAGGTCAAGACGTTTACTGACGCCATTGCGGCGGCGAATAACACAGAGTTTGGCCTAACCGGATCCGTTTTCACAAGAAATCGTGAACACGTAGAAGAAGCACGCCGTACGTTCCATGTAGGCAACCTATATTTCAACCGTAAATCAACTGGTGCTTTGGTTGGCGTTCATCCGTTTGGCGGCTTCAATATGTCTGGTACGGATTCAAAAGCCGGAGGACCTGACTATCTCTTGCTGTTTACACAACCCAAACTCAGTTCAGAAGTTCTATAA
- a CDS encoding sigma 54-interacting transcriptional regulator gives MYEFLVDQLDEGIHVVDASGKTVIYNQKMADIESMSAIDVLNKDVLDVFTFPDEGYSTLLHAVQTGRSTFNVKQTYYNVKGESVTTINNTMPIILKGEICGAVEIARDITKIERIQENILKRGETRYTFDSLVGESSNIVEVMEHAKRAARTNSSILIVGETGTGKELFAQSIHHASPRSAGPFISQNCAALPEHLIEGILFGTMHGAFPGAIDRPGLLEQADGGTILLDELNSLSLSLQAKLLRALQEKTIRRLGDTQDRTVDVRIIATIHEDPLDDVVKGTLRKDLYYRLSVVTLFLPPLRERQDDIPSLTDFFVRRYNELFGMQVQGVSDEVMKYFLTYLWPGNVRELENTIEGAMNLVMDNGEIDVVHLPMHIRRRVNALDDTSHGHNSSQFLDYGPFTQERNLQSQLSQYERAYVLKVLSQNEGNVSATARALGVSRQSLQYRLRKWNHTT, from the coding sequence ATGTACGAGTTCCTGGTCGATCAACTTGACGAAGGAATCCATGTCGTAGACGCATCTGGGAAAACGGTGATTTACAATCAAAAAATGGCGGACATTGAGTCTATGTCCGCAATAGATGTATTGAATAAGGATGTCCTTGACGTCTTCACATTCCCGGACGAAGGTTACAGTACATTGCTTCATGCAGTGCAAACTGGCCGCTCAACTTTCAACGTAAAACAGACGTATTACAACGTGAAGGGCGAGTCGGTGACAACGATTAACAACACAATGCCAATTATTCTAAAAGGTGAGATCTGTGGGGCTGTGGAAATCGCGCGCGATATAACCAAAATTGAACGAATTCAGGAGAACATCCTGAAACGCGGAGAAACACGGTACACGTTCGACAGTTTGGTTGGCGAGAGTTCAAATATCGTTGAAGTCATGGAGCATGCAAAGAGAGCGGCTAGGACAAACTCGTCTATTCTTATTGTTGGGGAAACTGGAACAGGCAAGGAATTGTTTGCTCAAAGCATTCACCACGCCAGTCCTCGTTCCGCCGGGCCTTTTATTTCGCAAAACTGCGCCGCCTTGCCAGAGCACCTCATTGAAGGCATATTGTTCGGTACGATGCATGGAGCGTTTCCTGGAGCTATTGATCGGCCGGGGCTCCTTGAGCAAGCGGATGGAGGTACGATTCTACTCGACGAATTGAATTCGCTGAGTTTATCCCTTCAGGCCAAGCTTCTTCGGGCACTTCAAGAGAAGACCATTCGCCGTCTCGGTGACACACAGGATAGGACGGTCGATGTGCGGATCATTGCGACAATTCATGAAGATCCACTGGATGATGTGGTTAAAGGGACACTCCGGAAGGACTTATACTATCGTCTTAGCGTTGTAACTCTGTTTCTACCGCCATTGCGGGAACGTCAAGATGACATACCTAGCCTTACCGACTTCTTCGTCCGGAGATACAACGAACTCTTTGGAATGCAGGTTCAGGGTGTTTCTGATGAGGTGATGAAATACTTTCTTACCTACCTTTGGCCAGGCAACGTCCGTGAACTCGAAAATACCATCGAAGGTGCAATGAACTTGGTAATGGACAATGGGGAAATTGATGTTGTACATCTCCCTATGCACATACGTCGCCGCGTAAACGCCTTGGATGATACTTCACATGGTCACAATAGCAGTCAGTTCCTGGATTATGGACCATTTACACAGGAGCGAAATTTACAGTCTCAGTTGTCCCAGTATGAGCGAGCTTACGTTCTAAAAGTTTTATCACAAAATGAAGGGAATGTGTCTGCAACAGCAAGAGCGCTCGGTGTGAGTAGACAAAGTCTACAGTATAGGCTTCGCAAGTGGAATCACACGACTTAG
- a CDS encoding amino acid permease, producing the protein MNKLNEIVDKEAGLKRGMRSRHMFMISIGGVIGTGLFVGSGYTVNQAGPGGAVLAYILGGILVGIVMMALGELATIMPVAGSFKTYAQVFISPSIGFLSAWLYWINGAITITVEWLAAVMILQQYFPHIPSVVFYAVFFVIYLVLNIMAVGVYGESEFWFASIKVIGIIVASAVGIAVIFGWTSHPAIGATNYLHHGGLFPNGVGASFLALVSVCFSYSGTELIGIAAGESRDPAKSVPRAVRTTTLRTLLFYVLAMIVLVGIIPWQTAGVNDSPFATIFQLAGIPSAHVIMDIIVVTSALSAGSSWTYASSRLLWSMSLDGMAPKFLSRLSKRQVPVRSVLFTMIIGVAGLLLYKVSPDKLYTWILSGIGLVVVIDWGIICWAQIGFRRKYVRSGGKVSDLPYRTPLYPILPLVGIIANAAIAVSLWFVPGQRITIYTGVPIIAIIMLYYFLFARKKILARQNENKEQIENSLSVELL; encoded by the coding sequence TTGAATAAACTAAACGAAATTGTCGACAAAGAAGCTGGTCTCAAGCGAGGAATGAGAAGTCGGCATATGTTTATGATTTCAATCGGCGGTGTTATTGGCACAGGATTATTCGTGGGATCCGGCTACACCGTCAATCAAGCTGGCCCAGGCGGCGCTGTATTGGCTTATATTTTAGGGGGTATCCTAGTAGGCATTGTCATGATGGCGCTAGGTGAATTGGCAACGATCATGCCCGTGGCCGGATCGTTTAAAACGTATGCCCAAGTCTTTATCAGTCCTAGTATTGGATTCCTAAGTGCATGGCTGTATTGGATTAATGGCGCCATAACGATCACGGTTGAGTGGTTAGCGGCCGTCATGATTTTGCAGCAGTACTTCCCACACATTCCGAGCGTGGTATTTTACGCCGTATTCTTTGTGATCTACTTAGTTTTAAACATTATGGCAGTTGGTGTGTATGGGGAATCGGAATTCTGGTTTGCAAGTATTAAGGTCATCGGGATTATCGTTGCTTCTGCTGTTGGCATCGCAGTGATTTTTGGTTGGACATCGCACCCGGCAATCGGCGCTACAAACTATTTGCACCACGGTGGTCTCTTCCCAAATGGTGTTGGTGCTTCGTTCCTCGCACTTGTTTCCGTCTGCTTTTCATATAGTGGCACGGAGCTTATTGGCATTGCGGCGGGTGAAAGCCGCGATCCGGCGAAGTCCGTACCTCGCGCGGTTCGTACAACGACGCTTCGCACGCTCTTATTTTACGTGCTGGCAATGATTGTCTTGGTCGGCATCATTCCGTGGCAGACGGCGGGCGTGAACGATAGTCCATTTGCAACCATATTCCAATTGGCTGGGATTCCGTCAGCACATGTGATTATGGATATTATCGTCGTCACTTCTGCATTGTCTGCAGGTTCCTCGTGGACGTACGCATCTTCTCGTCTTCTCTGGTCGATGTCGCTTGATGGCATGGCACCGAAGTTCCTGAGCAGACTCAGTAAACGTCAAGTACCGGTCCGTTCAGTGCTATTTACCATGATTATTGGTGTGGCTGGACTCCTGCTTTATAAAGTTTCACCGGACAAACTCTACACATGGATTCTGTCCGGTATTGGGTTGGTCGTCGTCATTGACTGGGGGATCATCTGCTGGGCACAAATTGGATTTAGGCGCAAGTACGTTCGTTCCGGAGGAAAGGTAAGCGACCTCCCATACCGAACTCCACTGTATCCTATCTTGCCGCTTGTCGGTATTATTGCCAACGCGGCTATCGCTGTCAGCCTTTGGTTCGTGCCTGGTCAGCGGATTACGATATACACAGGCGTACCGATTATCGCGATTATCATGCTCTATTACTTCCTGTTTGCGAGAAAGAAGATTCTCGCAAGGCAAAACGAGAATAAGGAACAAATTGAAAACTCATTGTCAGTAGAACTCTTGTAA
- a CDS encoding beta-propeller fold lactonase family protein, with translation MRTSMVYIMTNHDVMNKVIAFRREINGILTFMDSYPTNGKGTGTREVSTQTPNDGIDPLASQGSLALSRDGRFLFAVNTGSDSISSFIIKDTGELVLADVRPSGGAQPNGLDVYDDLLYVSNVGNTANNFTSNITGFHIHDTGHLTHIPGSTHSLSTMNAQPSRVGFTPDGSKIVISELKTNRLSVFHVNNDGTVTGPIMNDSHGMGPFGSCFLSSGLLLVTEAESNALSSYSVSENGILHVISGSVPTGQRATCWVAATKNECFAYATNTGSGTITAYRIDSNGALTVIGRIRSTPAGTPTGLPMDVGMSKDGRNFYTFNGNQGTVSVFSISQENGVLDRLQVAEWTKTRYFWGQGLAVL, from the coding sequence ATGCGTACAAGCATGGTTTACATAATGACCAATCATGACGTAATGAATAAAGTCATTGCCTTTCGCCGAGAAATAAATGGAATACTTACTTTTATGGATTCCTACCCCACAAATGGAAAGGGCACTGGTACAAGGGAGGTTTCGACTCAAACACCCAACGATGGCATCGATCCTCTTGCGTCACAAGGCTCTCTAGCCTTGTCCCGTGATGGACGTTTCCTATTTGCAGTGAATACTGGCAGCGATAGCATCAGCAGTTTCATCATCAAAGACACCGGAGAACTTGTTCTCGCAGATGTGAGGCCATCGGGAGGCGCTCAGCCCAACGGACTTGATGTCTACGATGATCTTCTCTATGTTTCCAATGTGGGTAATACCGCCAATAATTTCACATCGAATATTACTGGTTTTCATATACACGATACCGGACATCTTACTCATATTCCTGGATCTACTCATTCTCTAAGTACAATGAACGCTCAGCCGTCTCGGGTTGGGTTCACCCCAGACGGCAGTAAAATCGTTATCTCTGAACTTAAAACAAACCGTCTCAGTGTATTCCATGTTAATAACGATGGTACAGTTACAGGACCAATCATGAACGATTCTCATGGAATGGGACCGTTCGGCTCCTGTTTCCTATCCTCAGGACTCCTTTTAGTTACGGAAGCGGAATCTAATGCCCTGTCATCATATTCAGTGAGCGAGAACGGAATCCTTCATGTTATCAGCGGGTCGGTACCGACCGGACAGAGGGCCACTTGCTGGGTTGCAGCAACGAAAAATGAATGTTTTGCTTACGCCACAAATACCGGAAGTGGCACCATAACAGCCTACCGTATAGATAGCAACGGGGCATTAACGGTTATCGGGCGTATTCGCAGTACACCAGCAGGCACACCTACTGGGCTGCCAATGGATGTTGGAATGAGTAAAGATGGACGCAACTTTTACACCTTTAACGGGAATCAGGGTACGGTCTCAGTATTTAGTATTAGCCAGGAGAATGGTGTTCTTGACAGATTACAGGTTGCAGAATGGACCAAGACTCGGTATTTTTGGGGGCAAGGGTTGGCTGTTCTTTAA
- a CDS encoding VOC family protein, translated as MGGLLATYPLSNKFGWVADKFGVSWQLQLG; from the coding sequence ATGGGGGGGTTATTAGCGACCTATCCTTTGAGCAACAAATTCGGTTGGGTAGCGGACAAGTTCGGAGTGTCATGGCAACTTCAATTGGGTTGA
- a CDS encoding methyl-accepting chemotaxis protein, which translates to MNDTSVEVDVNPQIHPTIEVLVQLAPLLGEIFPDDVTIGVCDLNTLWGTVPGKTFSLGLTPGYQITPGDGMYEAVHSGKPTKTFVPKEVFGVPIMACSIPVHDRNGEVIGAIGAGASMERYTYLSSVALNLSSSIEQISASIQELAASVNVLSNNMADIFVQSSEVLSSINEIKKLSERVRGISDTTKILGLNASIEAARTGEIGKGFSVIAQEVRKLASDAKSQTEGIAQSVYAIEQLIRRLSESISVVNQETESQSAATEQFASAIQTLSQNAADLAKYAESIISGE; encoded by the coding sequence ATGAATGATACTTCAGTCGAAGTTGACGTTAATCCCCAGATACATCCAACCATTGAGGTTTTAGTACAACTTGCACCTTTATTAGGAGAAATATTCCCTGATGATGTGACAATAGGTGTTTGCGATCTAAACACTCTTTGGGGAACAGTACCAGGTAAAACGTTTTCCCTTGGATTGACTCCGGGTTACCAGATCACTCCTGGCGACGGGATGTATGAGGCTGTGCACTCCGGTAAGCCGACTAAAACATTTGTACCTAAAGAGGTATTCGGAGTCCCCATCATGGCATGCTCAATTCCCGTTCATGACAGGAACGGAGAAGTTATTGGAGCCATCGGGGCCGGGGCCAGTATGGAAAGATATACGTATCTGTCTTCTGTTGCCTTAAACCTGTCATCTTCCATTGAACAAATTAGTGCCAGCATTCAAGAACTAGCTGCCTCGGTGAATGTTTTATCGAATAATATGGCTGATATCTTTGTTCAATCAAGTGAGGTACTTTCCAGTATAAACGAGATTAAGAAGCTCTCTGAGAGAGTACGAGGTATATCTGATACTACCAAGATTCTGGGTCTTAATGCATCTATTGAGGCAGCTAGGACAGGCGAGATTGGTAAAGGATTTTCGGTTATCGCACAGGAAGTACGAAAATTAGCCTCTGATGCGAAAAGCCAGACAGAAGGTATTGCTCAGTCGGTATATGCCATCGAACAATTAATACGTAGACTTTCAGAGTCAATATCCGTTGTCAATCAGGAGACGGAGAGTCAGTCTGCAGCAACAGAACAATTTGCTTCGGCTATTCAAACATTAAGCCAAAATGCAGCTGACTTGGCGAAATATGCGGAAAGCATTATCTCAGGCGAATAG
- a CDS encoding polysaccharide biosynthesis protein → MQKAGLVRGSSIMVAAIGITKFLGIISIVPINQLLGNVGQGYYSTAYNLYTILMVLATSGLPTALSKLISERASTNRFGEIEQLYRITLKLVCSFAVIGALLVWFGAPYYASLVGLHANHSEIADMTLSIRALAPAILVVPLESALRGYLQGFQEVKGPALSQAIEQLFRVVVAVFGTLIVVKIGMGVAKGAAAATFGAFVGAVAGVLVLWLAIFPLRRHNKRLLTYKADRSDKEIRRLLYRVALPVCLGSLVVPISSNIDSLTVVNFLTHFAGQSFSQAQAGFGILSRQAQNLVQLPLAFTMAVGFSVMPAISEAMSLKDGSVIQLNIITPFRMMFFVTFPAAAVFLSLGKPIEYILSNSFDGSKVIATISFMCIFSSMELMSTYILQGLGNFYRPVRNMFLGIALKAILNVLLIILLKSVLGAAIATILGYVLSSTLNILAVKRYSGVQFSVIRLALPFLLASLPLLIELVLVNHLLSFIGSSFSHSWLWIWNVFQLSIACVTGGALYLFITLRMRLIRPQQIRSLPIVGQWLSRLTEKTIG, encoded by the coding sequence ATGCAAAAAGCAGGGTTAGTACGTGGTTCGTCAATCATGGTTGCCGCTATTGGAATTACAAAATTCTTGGGGATCATCTCTATTGTGCCGATCAATCAATTGCTTGGAAACGTTGGTCAAGGATATTATTCAACAGCCTACAATCTCTACACGATATTAATGGTGTTGGCTACAAGTGGATTACCTACTGCTTTGAGTAAACTCATATCGGAACGGGCTTCAACGAATCGATTCGGAGAGATTGAACAGTTATATCGTATTACGTTAAAACTCGTTTGCTCGTTTGCTGTGATTGGGGCACTGTTGGTATGGTTCGGCGCACCGTATTATGCATCACTTGTCGGTTTGCATGCGAATCACAGTGAGATCGCAGATATGACTCTGTCTATTCGTGCACTTGCTCCAGCTATCTTGGTTGTCCCATTGGAGAGTGCTTTAAGAGGCTATTTGCAAGGATTTCAAGAAGTTAAAGGTCCAGCTCTATCTCAGGCTATCGAGCAATTGTTCCGGGTGGTTGTAGCGGTATTTGGAACCCTAATAGTCGTCAAGATTGGTATGGGCGTGGCAAAGGGGGCTGCTGCTGCTACGTTCGGAGCATTTGTAGGCGCGGTGGCAGGCGTGTTGGTTTTATGGCTCGCTATCTTTCCTTTGCGTCGGCACAACAAACGTTTACTCACCTATAAGGCGGATAGAAGCGACAAAGAAATACGCCGATTGTTGTACCGCGTGGCGTTGCCTGTTTGTTTAGGGTCGCTCGTGGTTCCCATTTCAAGTAATATTGATTCTCTTACGGTCGTCAACTTTCTTACGCATTTTGCTGGACAGAGTTTTAGCCAAGCCCAAGCTGGGTTTGGAATACTTTCAAGGCAAGCACAAAACCTCGTTCAGCTGCCACTGGCGTTCACCATGGCCGTAGGATTTTCCGTCATGCCAGCCATTTCGGAGGCCATGTCGTTGAAAGACGGTTCTGTCATTCAGCTAAATATCATTACTCCATTCCGAATGATGTTTTTCGTGACATTTCCAGCCGCAGCGGTTTTTCTAAGCCTCGGAAAGCCAATCGAATATATTCTTTCCAACTCTTTTGATGGATCGAAAGTCATTGCCACAATCTCGTTTATGTGTATCTTTTCGAGCATGGAGTTGATGTCCACATACATACTCCAAGGACTTGGGAACTTCTATCGACCTGTTCGAAATATGTTTTTGGGAATTGCCCTTAAGGCAATCCTTAACGTACTCCTTATTATCCTTTTGAAAAGTGTTCTGGGTGCCGCGATTGCCACCATATTAGGCTATGTACTTTCATCGACACTCAATATATTGGCGGTAAAGAGGTACAGCGGCGTACAGTTCTCGGTGATTCGCTTAGCACTTCCTTTTTTGCTCGCGTCACTTCCACTGCTGATTGAGCTAGTTTTGGTGAACCATCTTTTATCATTCATCGGTTCCTCCTTTTCACATTCCTGGCTGTGGATTTGGAATGTGTTTCAATTGTCGATTGCCTGTGTGACTGGTGGTGCGCTCTACTTATTTATCACACTGCGAATGCGATTGATCCGCCCACAGCAAATACGTTCTTTACCTATTGTAGGTCAATGGCTGTCACGTTTGACCGAAAAAACAATTGGATAA